The following proteins are co-located in the Parafannyhessea umbonata genome:
- a CDS encoding sulfide/dihydroorotate dehydrogenase-like FAD/NAD-binding protein gives MYKILEKTQFSEKVFEFRVEAPEMAKHAHAGQFLMVRANECGERVPFTFADWNAEEGWVEFIFMVVGKTTEMLSKYEAGDEIEDLTGPLGQPTDMSGEGAWCVIGGGVGLAIAYPVARQLVATGHEVHAIMGARTKDLLLLEEQFRSLLPEDHIHITTDDGSYGEKGVVTAPLERLLQAKAVDQVFCVGPVPMMKFSSLTAEKYGTPITASLNPIMVDGTGMCGCCRVEVGGETKFACVDGPDFDATKVDWNDLRARQAAYRTEEGQALKAYEEANCACQR, from the coding sequence ATGTACAAGATCCTCGAAAAGACGCAGTTCTCCGAGAAGGTGTTCGAGTTTCGCGTAGAGGCGCCCGAGATGGCAAAGCACGCGCATGCGGGCCAGTTCCTCATGGTTCGCGCCAACGAGTGCGGCGAGCGCGTGCCGTTTACCTTCGCGGACTGGAACGCCGAGGAGGGCTGGGTCGAGTTCATCTTCATGGTGGTCGGCAAGACCACGGAGATGCTCTCTAAGTACGAGGCCGGCGACGAGATCGAGGACCTCACCGGTCCCCTGGGCCAGCCCACGGACATGAGCGGCGAGGGCGCCTGGTGCGTCATCGGCGGCGGCGTTGGCCTGGCCATCGCCTACCCCGTCGCGCGCCAGCTTGTCGCGACCGGCCACGAGGTGCACGCCATCATGGGCGCCCGCACCAAGGACCTGCTGCTGCTCGAGGAGCAGTTCCGCAGCCTGCTGCCGGAGGACCACATCCACATCACCACGGATGACGGTTCCTACGGCGAGAAGGGCGTGGTCACCGCCCCGCTGGAGCGCCTGCTCCAGGCCAAGGCCGTCGACCAGGTCTTCTGCGTCGGCCCCGTGCCGATGATGAAGTTCTCGTCCCTCACGGCCGAGAAGTACGGCACCCCCATCACCGCGTCGCTCAACCCCATCATGGTCGACGGCACGGGCATGTGCGGCTGCTGCCGCGTCGAGGTTGGCGGCGAGACCAAGTTCGCCTGCGTCGACGGTCCGGACTTTGACGCGACCAAGGTCGACTGGAACGACCTTCGCGCGCGTCAGGCTGCATACCGTACCGAGGAGGGCCAGGCCCTCAAGGCCTATGAGGAGGCGAACTGCGCATGCCAGAGGTAA